One Methylosinus sp. LW4 genomic region harbors:
- a CDS encoding DUF3772 domain-containing protein produces the protein MARLTNESFALRRFLALCLVLFFAGAAVAAEPSSTLDQFNARLDAARATLEEVETALADPSLNDATLKSLRDRVDTLPAELQDVIDRLTPRLAALQARLDELSGPAKPAGETKEAPAAAPPPAPAEAPPKKEEPAPGKGARAPANGRAVIARASAETRSLPTAVPAPAPAPSPAPAPSVDSGSLATASVNAEFAEQKKLYEEVDATLKRARALSIETRQTALVIRARQRALFAKTLFLRTSGLFSPALWSAALQELPYDAKIFGLLLEQRAEAVSARLRNGQLESFLATIFFVLLLAVPATLFARRFAKREATIEAPDQFHKATAAVTTTIVTAALPIAIVAAIALALDAFQLEDAVLAPLGRRLSESVTFVAVSLGLARGLLAPGLPQWRLVGLGNRLSLRLLYLAVLVGFVAAATRVLEQIAEFVQASLPVIVLTRGGGALFIAIVFLIVTVATRHETCDDDPGADLDGRDRIYALRLLAWVEIVVITGALAAGYVAFANFLVLQLAWLAAVGSALYLLLAFVETGLKHLFQPETALGRTLVSGFGVRSESLCQLAVLSTGVATLALYGFALFVALVPYGFQSGDFLGNLQTAFAGFKIGEVTISPAGMATALALFALTYGATKALRRWLDQRLLPLTRLDMGLRHSIGASLGYAGFILAVSVALAELGLSLERLAIVAGALSVGIGFGLQSIVNNFVSGLILLWERAIRVGDWVVLGDEQGYVKRINVRSTEIETFDRATMIVPNSNLVSGVVKNWLRNDRIGRIKIAIAPHSGVDPEQIRELLLAAAKAQDGLLRIPAPQVMFLAMEQSAFRFELWCYVEDVEQATRVKSDLLFDIYRRFAEAGVKISAPAPAPAVVQVMGLEPFAPAPLSRQDERDYAIAGHR, from the coding sequence ATGGCTCGTCTCACCAACGAAAGCTTCGCCTTGCGCCGTTTTCTCGCCCTCTGCCTCGTCCTCTTCTTCGCCGGCGCCGCGGTCGCCGCGGAGCCCTCTTCCACGCTCGATCAGTTCAATGCGCGGCTCGACGCCGCCCGCGCGACGCTCGAGGAAGTGGAGACCGCCCTCGCCGATCCCTCGCTCAATGACGCCACGCTCAAGAGCCTGCGCGATCGCGTCGATACGCTGCCGGCCGAGCTTCAGGATGTGATCGACAGGCTGACGCCGCGCCTCGCCGCCTTGCAGGCGCGGCTCGACGAGCTGTCCGGCCCGGCCAAGCCCGCCGGCGAGACGAAGGAGGCGCCCGCCGCAGCGCCGCCTCCGGCGCCGGCCGAGGCGCCGCCCAAGAAGGAGGAGCCCGCCCCCGGCAAAGGCGCGCGCGCGCCCGCCAATGGCAGAGCCGTCATCGCCAGAGCCTCGGCCGAAACGCGCTCCCTGCCCACGGCCGTCCCCGCGCCCGCGCCTGCTCCATCCCCTGCCCCCGCTCCGTCAGTGGATAGCGGCTCGCTGGCGACGGCGAGCGTCAACGCCGAATTCGCCGAGCAGAAAAAGCTCTATGAGGAGGTGGACGCGACGCTGAAGCGCGCGCGGGCGCTGTCGATCGAGACGCGGCAGACCGCTCTGGTGATCCGCGCGCGGCAACGGGCGCTCTTCGCCAAGACCTTGTTCCTGCGCACCAGCGGTCTGTTCTCTCCAGCGCTGTGGAGCGCCGCTCTGCAAGAGCTGCCCTATGACGCCAAGATCTTCGGCCTGCTGCTGGAGCAGCGCGCCGAGGCCGTCTCGGCGCGGCTGCGCAATGGGCAGCTCGAAAGCTTTCTGGCGACGATATTTTTCGTGCTGCTGCTCGCCGTCCCGGCGACCTTGTTCGCCCGCCGTTTCGCGAAGCGCGAGGCCACGATCGAGGCGCCGGACCAATTCCACAAGGCCACGGCGGCGGTGACGACGACCATTGTGACCGCGGCGCTGCCGATCGCCATCGTCGCGGCCATCGCTCTGGCGCTCGACGCTTTTCAGCTCGAGGACGCCGTTCTTGCCCCGCTCGGCCGGCGTCTATCCGAATCGGTGACTTTCGTCGCAGTCTCCCTGGGGCTGGCGCGTGGGCTGCTGGCGCCGGGCCTGCCGCAATGGCGGCTCGTCGGCTTGGGCAACCGGCTCTCGCTGCGGCTGCTCTATCTCGCGGTTCTCGTCGGCTTCGTCGCCGCGGCGACGCGCGTTCTCGAGCAGATCGCCGAATTCGTGCAGGCGAGCCTTCCGGTCATCGTATTGACGCGCGGCGGCGGCGCCTTGTTCATCGCCATCGTCTTTCTCATCGTCACCGTGGCGACGCGCCATGAGACATGCGACGACGACCCCGGCGCCGATCTCGACGGACGCGACCGCATCTATGCGCTGCGCCTGCTCGCCTGGGTGGAGATCGTCGTCATCACGGGCGCGCTGGCGGCCGGCTATGTGGCTTTCGCCAATTTCCTGGTGCTGCAGCTCGCCTGGCTCGCGGCCGTCGGCTCGGCGCTCTATCTTCTGCTCGCCTTTGTCGAGACCGGCCTCAAACATCTCTTCCAGCCGGAGACGGCGCTCGGACGCACGCTCGTTTCCGGCTTCGGCGTGCGCAGCGAATCGCTCTGCCAGCTCGCCGTGCTCTCGACCGGCGTCGCGACGCTCGCTCTCTACGGCTTCGCGCTCTTCGTCGCGCTGGTCCCCTATGGCTTTCAGTCCGGCGATTTCCTGGGCAATCTCCAAACCGCCTTCGCCGGCTTCAAGATCGGCGAGGTCACGATCTCGCCGGCCGGCATGGCGACGGCGCTCGCCCTCTTCGCGCTCACCTATGGGGCGACCAAGGCGCTGCGCCGCTGGCTCGACCAGCGCCTGCTGCCGCTGACGCGGCTCGACATGGGCCTTCGCCACTCCATCGGCGCCAGCCTCGGCTACGCCGGATTCATCCTGGCCGTCTCCGTGGCGCTGGCCGAGCTCGGCCTCAGCCTCGAGCGCCTCGCCATCGTCGCCGGCGCGCTGTCGGTCGGCATCGGCTTCGGCCTGCAATCGATCGTCAATAATTTCGTCTCCGGCCTCATACTGCTGTGGGAGCGGGCGATCCGCGTCGGCGATTGGGTCGTGCTCGGCGACGAGCAAGGCTATGTGAAGCGCATCAATGTGCGCTCCACCGAGATCGAGACCTTCGATCGCGCGACAATGATCGTGCCCAATTCCAATCTCGTTTCCGGCGTGGTTAAGAATTGGTTGCGCAACGACCGCATCGGCCGCATCAAGATCGCCATCGCTCCGCATTCGGGCGTCGATCCCGAGCAGATTCGCGAGCTGCTGCTCGCCGCCGCCAAGGCGCAGGACGGGCTGCTGCGCATTCCGGCGCCGCAAGTGATGTTCCTCGCCATGGAGCAGAGCGCCTTCCGCTTCGAGCTCTGGTGCTATGTCGAGGATGTCGAGCAGGCGACGCGGGTGAAGAGCGATCTGCTCTTCGACATCTACCGCCGCTTCGCCGAGGCGGGCGTGAAGATTTCCGCGCCGGCACCGGCGCCGGCGGTGGTGCAGGTGATGGGGCTGGAGCCTTTCGCGCCCGCGCCGCTTTCGCGGCAAGACGAGCGCGATTATGCGATAGCCGGACACCGCTGA
- a CDS encoding lysine-2,3-aminomutase-like protein — translation MTEDSARYRLERSDDTILEPQGSGAPRAATATSVADLAAAGLVEPARAAALAAVEARYSVAVTPEIAALIDSADPADPIARQFLPDLRELETRPEERADPIGDDAFSPVEGLVHRYPDRVLLKLLSVCPVYCRFCFRRETVGLGKGAMLSDEAVDKALAYVAERPQIFEVILTGGDPLALSARRLRMVAEKLAAIPHVAVLRIHTRAPTAAPRLVTQERLAALKASGKAVYMVLHVNHARELSAAAREAVASIQRAGVSTLAQTVLLAGVNDFADTLEQLMRALVTAQIKPYYLHHPDLAPGTGHFRLPLERGQALYAELARRVSGVALPSYVLDIPGGYGKVPLQRSHIERDADGGWLVRDRAGERRPYPARDRDR, via the coding sequence ATGACCGAGGACAGCGCCCGTTATCGCCTGGAGCGGAGCGACGACACGATTCTGGAGCCCCAGGGCTCCGGCGCGCCGCGCGCCGCGACCGCGACCTCCGTGGCCGATCTCGCCGCCGCCGGGCTGGTGGAGCCGGCGCGAGCGGCGGCGCTGGCGGCCGTCGAGGCGCGCTATAGCGTCGCCGTGACGCCGGAAATCGCCGCGCTGATCGACAGCGCCGACCCCGCCGACCCGATCGCGAGGCAATTTCTGCCCGACCTGCGCGAGCTGGAGACGCGCCCGGAGGAGCGCGCCGATCCGATCGGCGACGACGCCTTCAGCCCGGTGGAAGGGCTGGTGCATCGCTATCCCGATCGCGTGCTGCTGAAGCTGCTCTCGGTCTGCCCGGTCTATTGCCGCTTCTGTTTTCGCCGCGAGACGGTGGGTCTCGGCAAGGGCGCCATGCTCTCCGACGAGGCGGTGGACAAAGCGCTCGCCTATGTCGCGGAGCGGCCGCAGATTTTCGAGGTCATTCTGACCGGCGGCGATCCGCTGGCGCTCTCCGCGCGGCGGCTGCGCATGGTCGCCGAAAAGCTCGCCGCCATTCCGCATGTCGCCGTGCTGCGCATCCACACGCGCGCGCCGACCGCCGCGCCGCGCCTCGTCACGCAGGAGCGGCTGGCGGCGCTGAAGGCGAGCGGCAAGGCGGTCTATATGGTGCTGCACGTCAATCACGCCCGCGAGCTGTCCGCCGCGGCGCGGGAGGCCGTGGCCAGCATTCAACGGGCGGGCGTTTCGACGCTGGCGCAGACCGTGCTGCTCGCCGGCGTCAACGATTTCGCCGACACGCTCGAGCAGCTGATGCGCGCTTTGGTGACGGCGCAGATCAAGCCCTACTACCTGCACCATCCCGATCTCGCGCCGGGCACCGGTCATTTCCGCCTCCCGCTGGAGCGCGGGCAGGCGCTCTATGCGGAGCTGGCGCGCCGGGTCTCCGGCGTCGCGCTTCCTTCTTACGTTCTCGACATTCCGGGCGGCTACGGTAAGGTTCCGCTTCAGCGATCCCACATCGAGCGCGACGCGGACGGCGGCTGGCTCGTCCGCGACCGCGCCGGAGAGCGAAGGCCCTATCCGGCGCGAGATCGCGACCGATAG
- a CDS encoding type II toxin-antitoxin system VapC family toxin — translation MKLLLDTHLLLWAASEPQKLPHQCRILLEEATSEPIFSVASIWEIAVKNGLKRDDFRVDTAVFRRCLLENGYSELPISGRHAAAVEALPPLHKDPFDRMLVAQAIVEGVELLTADRIVALYPGPIRKC, via the coding sequence ATGAAGCTGCTGCTCGACACTCATCTATTGTTGTGGGCGGCGTCAGAGCCGCAGAAATTGCCGCATCAGTGTCGCATCTTGCTCGAAGAGGCGACCAGCGAGCCGATCTTCAGCGTCGCGAGCATTTGGGAGATCGCCGTTAAAAACGGCTTGAAACGTGACGACTTCCGCGTCGACACAGCCGTATTCCGACGATGCCTCCTGGAAAACGGTTATAGCGAGTTGCCGATCTCGGGCCGACATGCCGCCGCGGTGGAAGCGCTTCCGCCCCTCCACAAGGACCCATTCGATCGAATGCTCGTCGCCCAGGCGATAGTCGAAGGCGTCGAGCTGCTCACCGCGGATCGGATCGTCGCGCTCTATCCTGGGCCGATCCGAAAATGTTGA
- a CDS encoding type II toxin-antitoxin system Phd/YefM family antitoxin produces the protein MRTINIHEAKTQLSRLVDEAAKGESFIIAKAGKPLVQVTALSAPTAGEAKRLGFMAGCFHTPDDFDCMGQEEIERLFGVDE, from the coding sequence ATGCGCACGATCAATATTCACGAAGCGAAGACGCAACTGTCGCGCCTCGTCGATGAAGCAGCCAAGGGCGAGTCCTTCATCATCGCGAAGGCCGGCAAGCCCCTCGTCCAGGTCACGGCGCTCTCGGCGCCCACTGCGGGAGAGGCCAAGCGGCTCGGCTTCATGGCAGGCTGCTTTCATACTCCCGATGATTTCGACTGCATGGGACAAGAAGAGATCGAGCGCTTGTTCGGCGTCGACGAATGA
- the efp gene encoding elongation factor P: protein MKVIASSIRKGNIIEKEDGHLYVVLKAESFFPGKGTPTTQIDMRRLADGVKVADRYKTTEQVERAFVEDQDFSYLFGDDDGYTFMNTATYDQVIVPKDVIGDQAQWLQEGMVCILSLFNGTAVAIQLPARVTLEITETEPAMKGQTASSSYKPAIASNGARVMVPPHIQAGTRIVIQTEDGSYVERAKD, encoded by the coding sequence GTGAAAGTCATCGCCAGCTCGATCCGCAAGGGCAATATCATCGAGAAGGAGGACGGCCATCTCTATGTCGTTCTGAAGGCCGAGAGCTTCTTCCCCGGCAAGGGCACGCCCACGACGCAGATCGACATGCGCCGCCTCGCCGACGGGGTGAAGGTCGCCGACCGCTACAAGACCACCGAGCAGGTCGAGCGCGCCTTCGTCGAGGATCAGGACTTCAGCTATCTCTTCGGCGATGACGACGGCTACACTTTCATGAACACCGCCACCTATGACCAGGTCATCGTGCCCAAGGACGTCATCGGCGATCAGGCGCAATGGCTGCAGGAGGGCATGGTCTGCATTCTGTCGCTGTTCAACGGAACCGCCGTGGCGATCCAGCTCCCGGCCCGCGTGACCCTCGAGATCACCGAGACCGAGCCGGCGATGAAGGGCCAGACGGCCTCCTCTTCCTACAAGCCCGCCATCGCCTCCAACGGCGCCCGCGTGATGGTGCCGCCGCACATCCAGGCCGGCACGCGCATCGTCATCCAGACGGAAGACGGCTCCTACGTCGAGCGCGCGAAGGATTGA
- a CDS encoding very short patch repair endonuclease, giving the protein MAEDHAKRSAIMRAVKSRDTSPEKAVRALLRGFAPHYRLHREDVPGNPDIAYVGRKRAIFVHGCFWHGHDCARGARTPKTNADYWRGKIARNRARDIAHQEKLASIGWRALIVWECELKDRAALEAKLREFLA; this is encoded by the coding sequence ATGGCGGAAGACCACGCCAAACGCTCCGCCATCATGCGCGCGGTGAAATCGCGCGACACTTCTCCCGAGAAAGCCGTGCGCGCGCTGCTGCGCGGCTTTGCGCCGCATTACCGGCTGCATCGCGAGGATGTGCCGGGCAATCCCGATATCGCCTATGTGGGGAGAAAGCGCGCCATATTCGTGCATGGCTGCTTCTGGCACGGACATGATTGCGCGCGCGGCGCGCGAACGCCAAAGACCAACGCCGATTATTGGCGCGGCAAGATCGCGCGCAATCGCGCGCGCGACATTGCGCATCAGGAAAAGCTCGCCAGCATCGGCTGGCGCGCGCTCATCGTGTGGGAATGCGAGCTGAAGGACCGCGCGGCGCTGGAAGCGAAGCTTCGAGAGTTTTTGGCGTGA
- a CDS encoding DNA cytosine methyltransferase encodes MEKPSYYEFFAGGGMARAGLGEGWRCLFANDFDLKKCESYRANWGDKELFPGDVRKVTTADLPGRADLVWASFPCQDLSLAGAGAGLKGERSGTFWPFFEIVKALRKEGRHPPLLVLENVCGALTSHGGKDFEALCSALAGENYRFGALVIDAAIFVPQSRPRLFIVALHDDFVAPAELTTAEPSPLWHTRALLTAQERLPRALRENWIWWRLAAPAARNTRLADLIDDRLEGVAWHDREETQALLAKMSDLNRAKVEAAKCAGRRMVGTLYRRTRYGADGEKIQRAEARFDDLAGCLRTPAGGSSRQIVLIVEKGRMRSRLISARETARLMGLPEDYQLPRNYNEAYHLTGDGVVAPVARHLAAHILEPLLITLRGLSRAAA; translated from the coding sequence ATGGAGAAGCCGAGCTATTACGAATTCTTCGCTGGTGGCGGCATGGCGCGCGCCGGGCTCGGCGAGGGCTGGCGATGCCTCTTCGCCAATGATTTCGACCTGAAGAAATGCGAGAGCTATCGCGCCAATTGGGGAGATAAGGAACTCTTCCCCGGCGATGTGCGCAAGGTGACGACCGCCGATCTGCCCGGCAGAGCCGATCTCGTCTGGGCCTCCTTCCCCTGTCAGGACCTCTCGCTCGCCGGCGCCGGCGCCGGGCTGAAGGGCGAGCGCTCCGGGACGTTCTGGCCGTTTTTCGAGATCGTCAAAGCGCTGCGCAAGGAAGGGCGCCATCCGCCGCTGCTGGTGCTGGAGAATGTCTGCGGCGCGCTGACCTCGCATGGCGGAAAGGATTTCGAGGCGCTCTGCTCCGCGCTCGCCGGCGAGAACTATCGCTTCGGCGCGCTGGTGATCGACGCCGCGATATTCGTGCCGCAATCGCGGCCGCGCTTGTTCATCGTCGCGCTGCATGATGATTTCGTCGCTCCCGCCGAGCTGACGACCGCGGAGCCCTCGCCCCTCTGGCATACGCGCGCGCTGCTCACGGCGCAGGAGCGCCTGCCGCGCGCGCTGCGTGAGAATTGGATCTGGTGGCGCCTCGCCGCGCCCGCCGCGCGCAACACGCGCCTCGCCGATCTCATCGACGACAGGCTGGAGGGCGTCGCCTGGCATGATCGCGAGGAGACGCAAGCGCTGCTCGCCAAGATGAGCGATCTCAATCGCGCCAAGGTGGAGGCGGCGAAATGCGCCGGGCGGCGCATGGTGGGAACGCTCTATCGCCGCACGCGCTATGGCGCCGATGGCGAGAAGATTCAGCGCGCCGAGGCGCGTTTCGACGATCTCGCCGGGTGCCTGCGCACGCCCGCCGGCGGCTCCAGCCGACAAATCGTGCTGATCGTCGAGAAGGGCCGCATGCGCTCGCGATTGATCTCGGCGCGCGAGACGGCGCGGCTGATGGGCCTGCCCGAGGATTACCAGCTGCCGCGCAATTACAACGAGGCCTACCACCTCACCGGCGACGGCGTCGTCGCGCCCGTGGCGCGCCATCTCGCCGCGCATATTCTCGAGCCGCTGCTCATCACGCTGCGCGGCCTCTCGAGAGCCGCCGCCTGA
- a CDS encoding cytochrome c-type biogenesis protein, translating to MSLALSVALLSPVLAVEPSEKLADPKLEARARAIASELRCLVCQNQSIDDSDAPLAKDLRVIVRERLKDGASDAEVRDYVVARYGDFVLLRPPVKRETLLLWAAPALALIGGVWAIFAATRRNRRAAPALTAEERAQLQALGVEPPPSPSPARAGEGSGRGDAQPS from the coding sequence TTGTCACTCGCGCTCAGCGTCGCGCTTCTGTCTCCAGTTCTCGCCGTCGAGCCTTCCGAAAAGCTCGCCGATCCCAAGCTCGAGGCCCGCGCGCGCGCCATCGCCAGCGAATTGCGCTGCCTCGTCTGCCAGAATCAATCGATCGACGATTCCGACGCGCCGCTCGCCAAGGACCTGCGCGTCATCGTGCGCGAGCGGCTGAAGGACGGCGCGAGCGACGCCGAGGTGCGCGATTATGTGGTGGCGCGCTACGGCGATTTCGTGCTGCTGCGCCCGCCGGTGAAACGAGAGACGCTGCTGCTGTGGGCGGCCCCCGCGCTGGCGCTGATCGGCGGCGTCTGGGCGATCTTCGCGGCCACGCGCCGCAATCGCCGCGCCGCCCCCGCGCTCACAGCGGAAGAGCGCGCGCAATTGCAGGCGCTGGGCGTCGAGCCCCCTCCCTCACCCTCCCCCGCTCGCGCGGGAGAGGGAAGCGGCAGAGGCGACGCGCAACCTTCATGA
- a CDS encoding heme lyase CcmF/NrfE family subunit, with translation MIVETGHFALVLALALALAQAILPFVGARLRDVALMRVARPVAVAQFLLVATAYGALTYAHVVSDFSLVNVIENSHSLKPMIYKISGVWGNHEGSMLLWVLVLSSCGAAIALLSRAMPDLLRADTLAVQGLMGAAFLAFILLTSNPFARVADPPWQGRDLNPILQDPGLAIHPPLLYLGYVGFSIVFSFAAAALIGGRIDAAWARFVRPWTLAAWIFLTLGIAMGSYWAYYTLGWGGFWFWDPVENASLMPWLAGTALLHCAAVMEKREALKVWTIFLSILAFSLSLLGTFLVRSGVLTSVHAFASDPERGVFILAILVAFIGGALALFAFRASALPTGGLFAPISREGALVVNNLLLTVACATVVIGTLYPLALEALTGDKISVGAPFFNTVLIPIALPLVLLMPIGQMLAWKRGDLAAALQRLRAAFAAGVVALAAFGALYGAPVLSIVSVGLAVYLVVGAFSDIAQRAAQGNALARLRGLPLSAWGTSIAHAGMGLSLLGLAATGWGVEQIVAMKPGVAQEVGPYQIVIEDIASRAGPNYAETYAVMALRKGGETIAHIEPAKRFYQARRMARTEAGIVTLGLGQVYAALGEQHEDGTLDARLYYKPLVLLIWLGAVVMALGGGLSLADRRLRIGVASRARTAAQPQAAE, from the coding sequence ATGATCGTCGAGACCGGCCATTTCGCGCTCGTTCTGGCGCTGGCTCTCGCGCTGGCGCAGGCCATTCTTCCCTTCGTCGGCGCGCGGCTGCGCGATGTCGCGCTGATGCGCGTCGCGCGCCCTGTGGCGGTGGCGCAATTTCTCCTCGTCGCCACGGCCTATGGCGCGCTCACCTACGCGCATGTCGTCTCGGATTTCTCGCTCGTCAATGTGATCGAGAACTCCCACTCCTTGAAGCCGATGATCTATAAAATCTCCGGCGTGTGGGGAAATCACGAAGGCTCCATGCTGCTGTGGGTGCTGGTGCTCTCCTCCTGCGGCGCGGCCATCGCATTGCTCTCGCGCGCCATGCCGGATTTGCTGCGCGCCGACACGCTCGCCGTGCAGGGATTGATGGGCGCGGCCTTTCTCGCCTTCATTCTGCTGACCTCCAATCCTTTCGCGCGCGTCGCCGATCCGCCCTGGCAGGGGCGCGACCTCAACCCGATTCTGCAAGACCCCGGCCTCGCCATTCATCCGCCGCTGCTCTATCTCGGCTATGTCGGCTTCTCGATCGTCTTCTCCTTCGCCGCTGCGGCGCTGATCGGCGGACGCATAGACGCCGCCTGGGCGCGCTTCGTGCGGCCATGGACGCTCGCCGCCTGGATATTCCTGACGCTCGGCATCGCGATGGGCTCGTATTGGGCCTATTACACTTTGGGCTGGGGCGGCTTCTGGTTCTGGGATCCTGTCGAGAACGCCTCGCTCATGCCCTGGCTCGCCGGCACGGCGCTGCTGCATTGCGCGGCGGTGATGGAGAAGCGCGAGGCGCTGAAGGTCTGGACGATCTTCCTCTCCATTCTCGCCTTCTCGCTGTCGCTGCTCGGCACATTCCTGGTGCGCTCGGGCGTGCTCACCTCTGTGCACGCCTTCGCCAGCGATCCCGAGCGCGGCGTGTTCATTCTCGCCATACTCGTCGCCTTCATCGGCGGCGCGCTGGCGCTCTTCGCTTTTCGCGCCAGCGCTCTGCCGACGGGCGGTCTCTTCGCGCCGATCTCGCGCGAGGGCGCGCTGGTCGTCAATAATCTGCTGCTGACGGTCGCCTGCGCGACCGTCGTCATCGGCACGCTCTATCCGCTGGCGCTGGAGGCGCTGACCGGCGACAAAATCTCCGTCGGCGCGCCTTTCTTCAACACCGTCTTGATCCCGATCGCTCTGCCGCTCGTGCTGCTGATGCCGATCGGCCAAATGCTCGCCTGGAAGCGCGGCGATCTCGCCGCAGCGCTGCAGCGTCTGCGCGCGGCTTTTGCGGCGGGCGTCGTAGCGCTGGCGGCTTTCGGCGCGCTCTATGGCGCGCCGGTTCTCTCCATTGTCAGCGTCGGCCTCGCCGTCTATCTCGTCGTCGGCGCGTTTTCGGACATTGCGCAACGCGCCGCGCAAGGCAATGCGCTCGCGCGCTTGCGCGGCCTGCCGCTCTCGGCCTGGGGAACCTCGATCGCCCATGCGGGAATGGGGCTGTCGCTGCTCGGCCTCGCCGCGACCGGCTGGGGCGTCGAGCAGATCGTCGCCATGAAGCCGGGCGTCGCCCAAGAGGTCGGCCCCTATCAGATCGTGATCGAGGATATCGCCTCGCGCGCCGGCCCCAATTACGCGGAGACCTACGCCGTGATGGCGCTGCGCAAGGGCGGCGAGACGATCGCGCATATCGAGCCGGCGAAGCGCTTCTATCAGGCGCGCCGCATGGCGCGCACGGAGGCGGGCATCGTCACGCTCGGCCTCGGACAGGTCTATGCCGCGCTCGGCGAGCAGCATGAGGACGGAACGCTGGACGCGCGGCTCTATTACAAGCCGCTGGTGCTGCTGATCTGGCTCGGCGCCGTGGTGATGGCGCTCGGCGGCGGATTGTCGCTCGCCGATCGGCGCCTGCGCATCGGCGTCGCCAGCCGCGCCCGCACGGCTGCGCAGCCACAGGCGGCGGAGTGA
- the ccmE gene encoding cytochrome c maturation protein CcmE — MTRKGKRLALISGALAVLAVAVGLALFALRDNIVFFYSPAELAQKHVAPGTRLRIGGLVKEGSVQRGDDRNVAFTVTDRTADLGVAYKGLLPDLFREGQGVVVDGTLGADGAFRADSVLAKHDERYMPREVADSLKKQGVWQGEGTKK, encoded by the coding sequence ATGACTCGCAAGGGCAAGAGGCTCGCGCTCATCTCCGGCGCGCTCGCGGTTCTCGCCGTCGCCGTCGGGCTGGCGCTGTTCGCGCTGCGCGACAATATCGTGTTCTTCTATTCGCCTGCAGAGCTCGCGCAAAAGCATGTCGCGCCAGGGACGCGGCTGCGCATCGGCGGACTGGTGAAGGAAGGCTCTGTGCAGCGCGGCGACGACCGCAATGTCGCTTTCACCGTCACCGACAGAACCGCCGATCTCGGCGTCGCCTATAAGGGCCTGCTGCCGGACCTGTTCCGCGAGGGACAGGGCGTCGTCGTCGATGGAACGCTCGGCGCCGACGGCGCCTTTCGCGCCGATAGCGTGCTGGCCAAGCACGACGAGCGCTACATGCCGCGCGAGGTCGCCGACTCGCTGAAGAAGCAGGGCGTGTGGCAGGGCGAAGGGACGAAGAAATGA
- the ccmI gene encoding c-type cytochrome biogenesis protein CcmI, protein MIWLIFALLTGAAVMSVLWPLARKSGVADAAATDIAFFEEQIAEIARESAEGRLSAADAETARTEAARRLLRARGASAGAAATSRRNAIVAAASAIILIPALALLLYGKLGRPDLPDASLEARLEAKPGHTDIATAVARIEAHLAEHPEDGRGYEVIAPFYLRNGRAADAADAYEKALRLLGPTPHRHNALGEARVLASEGRVTPQAMREFEAALALDPQSAMARFYLGLEAAQTGAREKAEDIWTKLVSDGPADAPWRPRVEALLAQLRSAPAPESAPASEEGAKIAAMPEAQRMDAIRTMVERLRGKLEQDGADVEGWLRLIRAYSVLAETEKAKTALDGAHKALAQDKDGLARVDALARELGVGG, encoded by the coding sequence ATGATCTGGCTTATCTTCGCTCTACTGACCGGCGCCGCAGTCATGAGCGTGCTGTGGCCGCTCGCCCGCAAAAGCGGCGTCGCCGACGCCGCCGCCACCGACATCGCCTTTTTCGAGGAGCAGATCGCCGAGATCGCGCGCGAGAGCGCCGAAGGGCGCCTGTCCGCCGCCGACGCCGAGACCGCGCGGACCGAGGCCGCCCGCCGCCTGCTGCGCGCCCGCGGCGCGAGCGCCGGCGCCGCCGCCACCTCCCGCCGCAACGCCATTGTCGCGGCGGCGAGCGCGATCATTCTGATCCCCGCTCTCGCGCTGCTGCTCTATGGCAAGCTCGGCCGCCCCGATCTGCCGGACGCGTCGCTCGAGGCGCGGCTCGAGGCCAAGCCCGGCCACACCGACATAGCGACCGCCGTGGCGCGCATAGAGGCGCATCTCGCCGAGCATCCCGAGGATGGCCGCGGCTATGAGGTGATCGCCCCCTTCTATCTGCGCAACGGCCGCGCGGCGGACGCCGCCGACGCCTATGAGAAGGCGCTGCGCCTGCTGGGGCCGACGCCGCATCGCCACAATGCGCTCGGCGAAGCCCGCGTGCTGGCCTCCGAAGGCCGCGTGACGCCGCAGGCCATGCGCGAGTTCGAGGCGGCGCTCGCGCTCGATCCGCAGTCCGCCATGGCGCGCTTCTACCTCGGCCTCGAGGCGGCGCAGACCGGCGCGCGCGAGAAGGCCGAAGACATTTGGACCAAGCTCGTCTCCGACGGCCCGGCCGACGCCCCCTGGCGTCCGCGCGTCGAGGCGCTGCTCGCGCAATTGCGCAGCGCGCCCGCGCCCGAATCCGCGCCGGCGAGCGAGGAAGGCGCGAAGATCGCCGCAATGCCCGAGGCGCAGCGAATGGACGCCATTCGCACGATGGTGGAGCGGCTGCGCGGCAAGCTCGAGCAGGACGGCGCCGATGTCGAGGGCTGGCTGCGGCTGATTCGCGCCTATAGCGTGCTGGCCGAGACGGAAAAGGCCAAGACCGCGCTCGACGGCGCCCACAAGGCGCTGGCGCAGGACAAGGATGGTCTCGCCCGCGTCGATGCGCTGGCGCGCGAATTGGGCGTTGGAGGTTGA